In the genome of Olsenella profusa DSM 13989, one region contains:
- a CDS encoding lipopolysaccharide biosynthesis protein — MSGEEKAEGPKALSIKRNMLFNTIGSLMYQGCLWLTTVIVVTLSSDYNNSGILALAMTVGNMLVPIATYTIRTYQVSDVGGTYSKANYVTFRLITILVGLALLVPYTLFIGASAEVIVAILLYLLFKMDESFCDVLYGIDQSRGRMDFIGISQFVRGVLVIVLFGAGLKVFDSLWVAIAGMMAAGLATTLLYDLPHARLLGLHGLGITGGQVRSLFVTCLPAVLSSLLVSMVVSVSRQYFSSVFGTEQLGYYAAVATPTVLIQAAARYLYSPLLVPLADRWNASSVAEFRRWFWGILVRMLGAILVIVVILSVTGAPLLRLVYGPSIDAYTYLFPPTLVCATLIALIWFFSDVLVIMRDMSGELIANAATFAVSMVLMVPLIDAFYMNGLNMVIIVSMLVGLAVCAIRLLRLFRRREAVRP, encoded by the coding sequence ATGTCCGGCGAAGAGAAGGCCGAGGGGCCCAAGGCCCTCAGCATCAAGAGGAACATGCTGTTCAACACCATAGGGAGCCTCATGTACCAGGGCTGCCTATGGCTCACCACGGTCATCGTGGTCACGCTGAGCAGCGACTACAACAACTCGGGCATCCTCGCCCTTGCGATGACCGTGGGCAACATGCTGGTTCCCATCGCCACGTACACGATTCGCACCTATCAGGTCTCGGACGTGGGGGGAACGTACTCAAAGGCCAACTACGTCACGTTCCGTCTCATCACCATCCTGGTGGGGCTTGCGCTTTTGGTGCCCTACACGCTCTTCATTGGCGCCTCGGCAGAGGTGATCGTGGCCATCCTGCTCTACCTGCTCTTCAAGATGGACGAGAGCTTCTGCGACGTGCTCTATGGCATCGACCAGAGCCGTGGTCGCATGGACTTCATCGGCATCTCGCAGTTCGTTCGTGGCGTGCTCGTGATCGTGCTCTTTGGGGCGGGGCTCAAGGTGTTCGACAGCCTCTGGGTGGCCATAGCCGGCATGATGGCTGCCGGTCTTGCCACCACCCTGCTCTACGACCTGCCGCATGCGCGGCTCCTGGGCCTGCATGGCCTGGGGATCACGGGCGGGCAGGTGCGGTCGCTCTTCGTGACGTGCCTGCCGGCTGTGCTGTCCTCGCTCCTCGTGAGCATGGTCGTGTCCGTGAGCAGGCAGTACTTCAGCTCCGTCTTTGGCACGGAGCAGCTGGGGTACTACGCCGCCGTCGCCACGCCCACGGTGCTCATCCAGGCGGCCGCGCGCTACCTCTACAGCCCCCTGCTGGTCCCCTTGGCCGACCGTTGGAACGCGTCGTCCGTGGCGGAGTTCAGGCGCTGGTTCTGGGGCATCCTTGTCCGCATGCTCGGAGCCATCCTGGTCATCGTGGTCATCCTCTCGGTGACGGGCGCCCCCCTGCTTCGGCTGGTCTACGGTCCCTCGATCGATGCCTACACCTACCTCTTCCCACCCACGCTGGTCTGCGCCACGCTCATCGCACTCATCTGGTTCTTCTCCGACGTGCTGGTCATCATGCGCGACATGAGTGGCGAGCTCATCGCCAACGCCGCGACGTTTGCCGTGAGCATGGTGCTGATGGTGCCTCTCATCGATGCATTCTACATGAACGGCCTCAACATGGTCATCATCGTATCGATGCTCGTGGGGCTTGCCGTCTGCGCCATCAGGCTCCTGCGACTCTTCAGGAGGCGGGAGGCCGTCCGGCCGTGA